A stretch of Paenibacillus mucilaginosus 3016 DNA encodes these proteins:
- a CDS encoding YciI family protein has protein sequence MLFMMIVKASKNSEAGKLPSSELIEAMTKYNEELVKVGVRVAAKGLHPSSNGIRLSYPKPGEKPVVTHGPFTESKELIAGFILIDVKSREEAIEWAMRMPDPQGNGEGQIELRQVFEAPELTEE, from the coding sequence ATGCTATTTATGATGATTGTCAAAGCCTCGAAGAATTCGGAAGCCGGAAAGCTCCCGAGCTCTGAGCTCATTGAAGCCATGACGAAGTACAATGAGGAATTAGTAAAGGTAGGCGTGCGGGTTGCGGCTAAAGGACTTCACCCAAGTTCAAATGGGATTCGCCTCTCTTATCCGAAACCAGGGGAAAAGCCGGTGGTGACGCATGGCCCTTTTACGGAATCAAAAGAATTGATTGCCGGGTTTATTCTGATTGATGTAAAGTCGAGGGAAGAAGCCATCGAGTGGGCCATGCGGATGCCGGACCCGCAAGGAAATGGGGAGGGGCAGATTGAATTGCGTCAAGTATTTGAGGCTCCGGAGCTGACGGAGGAGTAA
- a CDS encoding Imm10 family immunity protein: MFIQYAQFIYSNVDEDAEVVLVGLADQEVETKEYILLQRSTVSDDQDKALGLDKVHITINGEECSGYCDIKEIILRSDSVEIILDDSTVKVLGVPNHVAIRFNAAVDQLHAIKNHLELMFQNEPGTLKCIDI; this comes from the coding sequence TTGTTCATTCAATACGCCCAATTTATATATTCGAATGTGGATGAAGACGCAGAGGTTGTACTAGTTGGTTTGGCCGATCAAGAAGTTGAAACAAAAGAATATATACTTCTTCAGAGATCCACAGTGAGCGATGACCAAGACAAGGCTCTAGGGCTTGATAAAGTGCATATCACCATAAATGGAGAAGAGTGTTCAGGCTACTGCGATATCAAAGAAATCATTTTACGCAGTGACTCAGTAGAGATCATCCTTGATGACTCAACAGTCAAAGTACTCGGAGTACCAAATCATGTTGCAATTAGGTTCAATGCTGCTGTAGATCAACTTCATGCAATAAAAAATCATCTTGAACTTATGTTTCAAAATGAGCCTGGAACACTAAAGTGTATTGATATTTAG
- a CDS encoding SMI1/KNR4 family protein, with product MKQGEVIYKTICSLKERLHEGNGLLDIQLQEGYRAKTTCKFNIPALAEDLLSFQKGLGYKLPEDYYNFLTICNGCSLFDHPQYGGEAYLYPWQDIAQFTYEEPDEGYLKIAYIYQDNIVINLNAYNEGNNNYLMVKGHTEHFHEARPLMMNFELWFDRFIMSQGEKFWNWPLYNAENYYRLRG from the coding sequence ATGAAACAAGGAGAAGTAATATACAAGACAATCTGTTCCCTTAAAGAAAGGCTGCACGAGGGGAACGGATTACTAGATATACAGTTACAAGAAGGTTACAGAGCAAAGACCACTTGTAAATTTAACATCCCTGCCTTAGCAGAAGATTTATTAAGTTTTCAAAAAGGCTTAGGGTACAAGCTCCCCGAAGATTATTATAATTTCCTCACAATATGTAATGGATGTTCTTTATTTGATCATCCTCAATATGGCGGTGAAGCCTATTTATATCCCTGGCAAGATATAGCCCAGTTTACATATGAGGAACCAGACGAAGGATATTTGAAAATCGCATATATTTATCAGGATAATATCGTGATTAATTTAAATGCATATAACGAAGGAAACAATAATTACTTAATGGTTAAAGGGCATACGGAACACTTTCATGAGGCACGCCCCTTAATGATGAACTTTGAATTGTGGTTTGACAGATTCATCATGAGTCAAGGTGAGAAGTTTTGGAATTGGCCCTTATATAATGCAGAGAACTACTACCGACTTAGAGGATAA
- a CDS encoding nuclear transport factor 2 family protein, with protein sequence MINDKAKEIIESYIKAYNSFDTESMLKLLHQEVVFKNFANGELNSETKGINEFREIAEKSAQLFSSRCQTVTNYGYYEDRIEVWINYEAVLAHDLPNGLKVGDKLQLKGRSVFAIYEDKLILIEDYS encoded by the coding sequence ATGATTAACGATAAAGCCAAGGAAATCATCGAAAGTTACATTAAGGCTTATAACTCGTTTGATACTGAAAGCATGCTAAAGCTCCTGCATCAGGAAGTTGTATTCAAAAATTTTGCAAATGGAGAACTGAATTCTGAGACTAAAGGAATAAATGAATTCAGAGAAATAGCAGAAAAATCTGCACAGTTATTCTCTAGTCGATGTCAGACCGTTACTAACTATGGTTACTATGAAGACAGAATAGAAGTCTGGATTAATTACGAGGCCGTATTAGCTCATGATTTGCCTAACGGATTAAAGGTGGGGGATAAATTACAACTAAAGGGAAGGTCCGTATTTGCAATATATGAAGATAAGTTAATCCTTATTGAAGATTATAGTTGA
- a CDS encoding serine hydrolase domain-containing protein, producing the protein MDQGQKQWERISAGQAGISSGAVLDFVEKAEELGIPLHSFMLVRSGRIAAEGYYSPFQANDLHPIFSVSKSVTSAAIGIAMGEGLLKLTDRVVDFFPEKLEREVHAYTSMMTVEHLLLMATVHPRSTDTRVEDWVRCFLNTPPSKLPGTSFAYDTTGTHTLCAILQKVTGMSVLDYVRPRLFEPLGMGELWWESCPSGINKGGSGLRCTTDALARFGQLYLQDGIWNGVRILPEGWVKRSTGSRIGTYGTRMMLDGKLGYGYQFWRIRNNGYCAFGMGGQLVIVLPDQELVFVTTANTLEYRDGQARIFDCFWSTIYASLRENETIQQAPDPEGETALQSRLSSLKLFMPEGEAHSRLSRNITGRSWILDPNPYGYEACQFELEGAEPGLLFYKNGEPTELRFGLGVWLPGSEPFMDIGAASYGAAVWTNEHTLVIIVHVFDPLQMFTIHCRFLEESRLSIQLVPAGVQLNDHEGYLTGHLI; encoded by the coding sequence TTGGATCAAGGTCAAAAGCAGTGGGAGCGAATCTCGGCCGGGCAGGCCGGGATTTCATCGGGAGCGGTATTGGACTTTGTAGAGAAGGCGGAGGAACTGGGGATACCGCTGCACAGTTTCATGCTTGTTCGGAGCGGAAGAATTGCGGCTGAGGGCTACTACAGTCCCTTTCAAGCGAACGACTTGCACCCTATTTTTTCTGTAAGCAAAAGCGTGACATCCGCCGCAATAGGTATTGCTATGGGCGAGGGGCTGCTGAAGTTAACGGACCGTGTGGTAGATTTTTTCCCTGAGAAACTGGAACGAGAAGTACATGCCTATACGTCGATGATGACCGTCGAGCACCTGCTGCTCATGGCTACGGTTCATCCGAGGTCCACAGACACGAGGGTGGAGGACTGGGTTCGATGCTTTCTCAATACGCCTCCTTCCAAGCTGCCGGGTACAAGCTTCGCTTATGATACGACCGGGACCCATACGTTGTGTGCGATTTTGCAAAAGGTGACAGGCATGTCGGTTCTTGACTATGTTCGGCCCCGGCTGTTCGAACCGCTCGGTATGGGGGAATTGTGGTGGGAGAGCTGCCCGTCTGGCATCAACAAGGGAGGCAGCGGCCTCCGCTGCACGACAGATGCATTAGCCAGATTTGGCCAGCTTTATCTTCAGGATGGAATCTGGAACGGTGTCCGCATTTTGCCCGAAGGTTGGGTGAAACGCAGCACCGGCAGCCGGATCGGCACCTATGGCACCCGGATGATGCTGGACGGGAAGTTAGGTTACGGCTATCAGTTCTGGAGGATTCGTAACAACGGCTATTGCGCCTTCGGCATGGGGGGCCAGCTGGTCATCGTTCTTCCGGATCAGGAGCTGGTGTTCGTAACCACCGCGAATACACTTGAGTACAGGGATGGGCAAGCACGTATATTCGATTGCTTCTGGTCAACTATCTATGCGTCGTTAAGAGAGAACGAAACGATTCAGCAGGCTCCGGATCCGGAAGGGGAAACAGCGCTGCAGAGCCGACTTTCCTCTTTGAAGCTATTCATGCCGGAAGGAGAGGCGCATTCCCGCTTATCCCGGAATATTACAGGCCGGAGCTGGATCTTGGACCCAAATCCATACGGTTATGAAGCGTGTCAATTTGAATTGGAGGGAGCAGAGCCGGGGCTTCTTTTTTACAAAAACGGTGAACCTACGGAGCTTCGGTTCGGATTGGGCGTTTGGCTTCCTGGGTCGGAACCTTTTATGGATATAGGAGCAGCATCCTACGGGGCCGCAGTTTGGACGAACGAACATACACTAGTGATCATTGTTCACGTCTTTGATCCCCTTCAAATGTTCACAATCCACTGCAGGTTTCTGGAAGAAAGCCGATTAAGTATACAGCTTGTTCCAGCTGGAGTACAACTGAACGATCATGAAGGATATCTAACCGGCCACCTGATCTAG
- a CDS encoding HNH endonuclease family protein, translating into MVKKSRLFVFALVLSLSAGFYGTPTASALPPGTPSKSTAQSQLNSLTVKSESTMTGYSRDKFPHWTSQGGGCDTRQVVLKRDADYYSGSCPVTSGKWYSYYDGITVYSPSEIDIDHIVPLAEAWRSGASSWTTEKRQNFANDLGGPQLIAVTASSNRAKGDQDPSTWKPTRSGAHCAYAKWWINTKYRWGLHLQSSEKTALQSMLNTCSY; encoded by the coding sequence ATGGTGAAGAAATCAAGGTTGTTTGTTTTTGCGTTGGTTCTGTCGCTGTCTGCTGGTTTTTATGGCACGCCTACGGCCTCGGCGCTTCCGCCGGGAACACCATCCAAGTCCACCGCCCAATCCCAGCTGAACTCCCTGACTGTGAAGTCCGAAAGCACCATGACTGGCTACTCGCGCGACAAGTTCCCGCACTGGACCAGTCAAGGCGGTGGCTGCGATACCCGCCAGGTGGTGCTCAAGCGAGACGCCGACTACTACAGCGGGAGCTGCCCCGTCACGTCCGGCAAGTGGTACAGCTACTACGACGGCATTACCGTGTACTCACCCTCTGAAATTGACATCGATCATATTGTGCCGCTGGCCGAGGCATGGCGTTCCGGTGCTAGCAGCTGGACCACTGAAAAGCGTCAGAACTTCGCCAACGACCTGGGCGGCCCGCAGCTGATCGCGGTGACCGCCAGCTCCAACCGGGCCAAGGGTGACCAGGATCCATCGACTTGGAAGCCGACGCGTTCCGGCGCCCACTGTGCGTATGCGAAGTGGTGGATCAATACCAAATACCGCTGGGGCTTGCACCTGCAGTCGTCGGAGAAGACCGCTTTGCAAAGCATGCTCAACACTTGCTCCTACTGA
- a CDS encoding helix-turn-helix transcriptional regulator — MEDFHHNFHLFFDEFGLQQQRSYGSEPMTVQPQIGSGTLHRLIPRPDLDIVFEDLTFHSDFLMPLTTKTPMVELHYCMQGTRVLHVERNQYEFVPGMCVLQLVDEGSVQFEFTGNQPYQALSIGIPISTFHHYMEDYSGARNTDFSSLLGRKPFRLFQESIDPAADVIIRRLTQSVQSCRMKNLELESSVLELLWSAFQSFLFEPKLLRLSTMDKQKLQRARDILLERMANPPSLIELSRMIGLNDNKLKMGFKELYGTTVFGYLREKRLEKAFLLLQQGDLNVMETSLTVGYSNPSSFSEAFRDKYGVNPGHLRRRSF; from the coding sequence ATGGAAGACTTCCATCATAACTTTCATTTGTTTTTCGACGAATTCGGGCTGCAGCAGCAGCGATCATATGGTTCGGAACCCATGACTGTGCAGCCGCAAATCGGATCGGGAACCCTTCATCGACTTATTCCTCGCCCCGATCTTGATATCGTGTTTGAAGACTTGACGTTTCACAGCGATTTCCTGATGCCGCTGACGACAAAAACGCCAATGGTTGAGCTTCACTATTGTATGCAAGGTACAAGAGTCCTCCATGTCGAACGGAATCAATATGAATTTGTTCCCGGGATGTGCGTGCTCCAGCTCGTCGACGAAGGGAGTGTGCAGTTCGAGTTTACAGGGAATCAGCCTTATCAGGCGTTGTCCATCGGGATTCCCATTTCGACCTTCCATCATTACATGGAGGATTACTCGGGTGCCAGGAATACTGACTTCTCCAGCCTGCTCGGGAGAAAGCCATTTCGCCTTTTTCAGGAATCCATCGATCCGGCGGCTGACGTAATCATTAGACGGTTGACTCAATCCGTGCAAAGCTGCCGCATGAAAAACCTGGAGCTGGAGAGCAGTGTGCTGGAACTCCTATGGTCGGCCTTTCAATCGTTTCTTTTCGAGCCGAAGCTTCTTAGATTATCCACCATGGATAAGCAAAAACTGCAGCGGGCACGCGATATCCTATTGGAACGGATGGCGAATCCCCCCTCGCTGATCGAACTGTCCCGCATGATTGGCCTGAATGACAATAAATTAAAAATGGGCTTTAAAGAACTGTACGGAACGACCGTATTTGGTTATTTGCGGGAAAAGCGTCTGGAAAAAGCCTTTCTCCTTTTACAGCAAGGAGATTTGAATGTGATGGAAACGTCCCTTACGGTAGGCTATTCCAACCCCAGTTCCTTTTCGGAAGCGTTTCGGGACAAGTACGGCGTGAATCCCGGACACTTACGCAGACGTTCATTTTGA
- a CDS encoding ABC transporter ATP-binding protein, with the protein MTQKTGVPRLLEIAGEKRGLLIASSLLSSLSAVCMLVPYASVYFILKELLEHAASPASADGAKMIRLGVIAFIGLAAGLVTTYAGGMLSHIAAFRILYGLRVKLSGHIGKLPLGWLNGTSTGAVKTTLEQNVEKVETFIAHHLPDFVHAAVTAVLMIAVMFTLNVWLALACVVPMILGFAVQIALISGPKTKENLRQCHDSLERMNASAVQYVRGMPAVKVFGQTVQSFRQFYEDMIRYRDYGVKLTDQFQYGSLTFKVILGSLAAFILPVGVLLVSRYPGSVTFSSVLLFFLVMAPGLSAPMFKIMFLAETIRDIHEGVQRIDRILTEGQVPEPERPRRPMAFDVSFDHVYFSYGKEPADRNALTDITFTARQGEVTALVGPSGAGKSTAANLVPRFWDVNKGTIRIGGVDIRDMPGPDLMNTVAFVFQESFLFYDTVYSNIAVGRPDARPEEVYAAAKAAQCQTFIENLPHGYDTRIGEGGVYLSGGEEQRIVVARAILKNAPVLVLDEATAFADPENEHEMQLALTALMKNKTVIVIAHRLSTIREADQILVMENGRIIERGRHEDLVSANGLYASMWRSYRHAAQWHLGKGEAYGEHDHEHAAKHYSG; encoded by the coding sequence ATGACCCAAAAAACGGGGGTGCCCCGATTGCTGGAAATCGCCGGAGAGAAGCGCGGACTACTCATCGCCTCCAGCCTGCTGTCTTCACTTAGCGCCGTTTGCATGCTGGTGCCTTATGCTTCCGTCTATTTTATTTTGAAAGAGTTGCTGGAGCATGCAGCGTCCCCGGCTTCAGCAGACGGTGCAAAGATGATCCGCCTTGGCGTGATCGCTTTCATCGGCCTCGCAGCCGGCTTGGTCACGACGTACGCGGGGGGAATGCTATCTCATATCGCCGCATTTCGTATTCTTTACGGTCTCCGGGTTAAGCTTTCCGGTCACATCGGCAAGCTTCCGCTCGGCTGGCTGAACGGGACTTCGACGGGGGCCGTCAAGACAACGCTGGAACAGAACGTGGAGAAGGTGGAAACGTTTATTGCTCATCACCTGCCGGATTTCGTTCATGCTGCCGTGACAGCGGTCCTGATGATTGCCGTGATGTTTACGCTGAATGTTTGGCTGGCGCTTGCGTGCGTCGTGCCGATGATCCTCGGTTTTGCGGTTCAGATCGCGTTGATCAGCGGACCGAAGACGAAAGAAAACCTCAGACAGTGCCATGATTCGCTGGAGAGGATGAATGCTTCCGCCGTCCAGTATGTGCGGGGGATGCCGGCCGTCAAGGTGTTCGGACAGACTGTGCAATCGTTTCGCCAATTTTATGAGGACATGATCCGCTATCGTGACTACGGGGTGAAATTAACCGATCAATTTCAATACGGATCTTTGACGTTTAAGGTGATTCTCGGGTCACTTGCCGCGTTTATCCTGCCTGTCGGCGTACTGTTAGTAAGCCGCTATCCCGGAAGCGTCACGTTCTCCTCCGTTCTGCTGTTCTTCCTGGTCATGGCTCCGGGCCTATCCGCCCCGATGTTTAAAATCATGTTCCTGGCTGAAACGATTAGAGATATTCACGAAGGCGTTCAGCGCATCGACCGCATATTGACGGAGGGGCAGGTGCCGGAGCCGGAGCGTCCGAGGCGGCCGATGGCATTCGATGTTTCCTTTGATCATGTCTATTTTTCGTATGGCAAGGAGCCGGCAGACCGCAATGCGCTTACGGACATTACCTTTACCGCCCGCCAAGGGGAAGTGACGGCGCTCGTCGGTCCGTCGGGAGCGGGCAAATCGACGGCTGCCAATCTCGTTCCTCGTTTCTGGGATGTGAACAAGGGAACCATCCGCATCGGCGGTGTGGATATCCGTGACATGCCGGGCCCCGATCTGATGAACACCGTCGCATTCGTGTTTCAGGAATCGTTTTTGTTCTACGATACCGTATACAGTAATATCGCGGTAGGGCGGCCGGACGCGCGGCCGGAGGAAGTGTACGCCGCGGCGAAGGCGGCGCAGTGCCAGACGTTCATCGAGAACCTTCCGCATGGGTATGACACACGGATTGGAGAAGGCGGCGTCTATTTGTCCGGCGGGGAGGAGCAGCGGATCGTCGTCGCCAGAGCGATCCTGAAAAACGCCCCCGTCCTTGTGCTCGATGAAGCGACGGCGTTCGCCGATCCGGAGAACGAGCATGAGATGCAGCTGGCGCTGACCGCGCTCATGAAAAACAAGACGGTCATCGTCATCGCTCACCGCCTGTCCACCATTCGGGAGGCGGACCAAATTCTCGTGATGGAAAACGGGAGAATCATCGAGCGGGGAAGGCACGAAGATCTCGTCTCGGCTAACGGCTTGTACGCCAGCATGTGGCGTTCCTATCGCCATGCGGCACAATGGCATTTGGGCAAAGGGGAGGCGTACGGTGAACATGATCATGAACATGCTGCGAAACATTACAGCGGATAA
- a CDS encoding ankyrin repeat domain-containing protein: MKDFLEEVQKYLKEGDYSKFMDTLEKYKYPPGSVLPFQVLGKALEYNRISWASDILDSYSIDSINDREEPVITTAARYGNRAIFEKLLTHGADLHALNHVKTSALWRALAFKNYKGVRALIELGFDLKSNGGAALRTASGDGKFEMVRLFVEHGADVNFNGPDQVFPYCTTPVQMAANGNHFEIVTYLVEHGADVTIKDKYGNRAFLEAKRHKNTEMMEYIKQFEPSIWHEADKRAAELKKMGLPSDIIKWLGTENRRLDLPEACPAQYIVFETIFDVKPIEWQGRVFLDLTKDVEGYNSTGFVIWIPDQKCLGSFDVEHEELYTYGGMKWNKFIKKLPFIVDIVLDGLPVDELFK; the protein is encoded by the coding sequence ATGAAAGACTTTCTAGAAGAAGTACAAAAATATTTGAAGGAAGGTGATTACAGTAAGTTCATGGATACGCTGGAAAAATACAAATATCCCCCAGGCTCTGTGTTACCGTTTCAGGTGTTGGGGAAAGCACTTGAATATAACCGAATAAGTTGGGCTTCCGATATTCTAGACAGCTACAGCATTGATAGTATAAATGATAGAGAAGAACCCGTAATCACCACGGCCGCTCGATATGGGAACAGGGCGATTTTCGAAAAACTCTTAACACATGGAGCAGATCTCCATGCGCTGAATCATGTAAAAACATCCGCTCTCTGGAGAGCCCTTGCTTTTAAAAATTATAAAGGTGTTCGTGCTTTAATTGAGCTGGGCTTCGATTTGAAATCAAATGGCGGGGCTGCTCTTCGAACTGCATCTGGGGATGGTAAATTCGAAATGGTCCGTTTGTTCGTCGAGCATGGAGCGGATGTCAATTTCAATGGGCCGGATCAGGTCTTTCCGTACTGTACAACTCCTGTACAAATGGCTGCGAATGGAAATCACTTTGAAATCGTTACATATTTGGTGGAGCATGGCGCGGACGTGACGATTAAGGATAAGTACGGGAATCGTGCGTTTCTGGAGGCGAAACGGCATAAAAATACAGAAATGATGGAGTATATTAAGCAGTTTGAACCGTCTATTTGGCATGAAGCGGATAAACGGGCGGCAGAACTCAAGAAAATGGGGTTACCATCTGACATTATTAAGTGGCTTGGAACAGAAAATCGTCGCTTGGACCTTCCTGAGGCATGTCCCGCACAATACATCGTGTTCGAAACGATATTTGACGTTAAGCCTATAGAGTGGCAGGGCAGGGTTTTTCTGGACTTAACGAAAGATGTTGAGGGCTATAACAGCACCGGCTTTGTTATTTGGATCCCTGATCAAAAATGTTTAGGGAGCTTTGATGTCGAGCATGAAGAACTGTACACTTATGGAGGCATGAAGTGGAATAAATTCATTAAAAAACTACCGTTTATTGTAGATATCGTATTGGACGGTCTTCCGGTCGACGAACTTTTTAAATAA
- the pepV gene encoding dipeptidase PepV, with product MEINWLAEVEKRKGDLLKDLEGLLRIASVKDLTTSTPEYPMGEKIGEALDYVLALAQNEGFTTKNLDGFAGFAEWGESEEYIGVLAHVDVVPAPGEWTTPPYEPTVREGKLYARGAIDDKGPGMAAFYALKILKDLGLPLKRKIRMIYGTDEESGMGCVKHYLDVEPEPTYGFSPDDVFPMVYAEKGQINVKLTLSGSEEEQHGTILVNFSSGDRGNMVPGQAAAEMKTNQPEELMNRFKTYCKEQALHGEVSKSDETITLTLYGTTVHGMEPQNGVNAGLECLHFLNTLSFAGRDQSFITFADNCLYRDPFGEKLGIQYSEDVLGPLTVNAGIFKYNHADGGTIQLNIRVPLNNDTQHTIEMITKKAETCHFTIADAQQFPTHYIPADQPMIKTLQSAYQSITGDEPTLVTSGGATYATLMKNAVAYGALFPGKVDSSHQIDEFIEIDDLIKATAIYAKALYDLSHL from the coding sequence ATGGAAATCAATTGGCTGGCAGAAGTGGAAAAAAGAAAAGGTGATCTTTTAAAGGACTTGGAAGGCTTATTGCGTATTGCGAGTGTTAAGGATTTAACAACGAGTACTCCCGAATATCCAATGGGGGAAAAGATTGGCGAAGCATTGGATTATGTTTTGGCATTAGCCCAGAATGAGGGGTTTACAACTAAAAACTTAGACGGCTTTGCCGGGTTTGCTGAATGGGGAGAGTCTGAAGAATATATTGGGGTACTTGCCCATGTCGACGTGGTTCCAGCTCCCGGAGAGTGGACAACGCCACCTTATGAGCCAACTGTTCGAGAAGGAAAGCTCTATGCCCGCGGTGCCATTGATGATAAAGGACCGGGAATGGCTGCATTTTATGCGTTGAAGATATTGAAGGACCTTGGCCTTCCTTTAAAAAGGAAGATCCGTATGATCTATGGCACAGATGAGGAAAGTGGTATGGGCTGTGTGAAACATTATCTTGACGTAGAGCCCGAGCCAACTTACGGTTTTTCTCCTGATGATGTATTTCCGATGGTGTATGCCGAAAAAGGGCAAATTAATGTGAAACTGACTTTAAGTGGCAGTGAAGAAGAACAACACGGAACTATTTTAGTTAACTTTTCCTCAGGTGACAGGGGAAACATGGTACCTGGACAAGCCGCTGCTGAAATGAAAACGAATCAACCTGAGGAACTTATGAATCGTTTTAAAACCTATTGTAAGGAACAGGCGCTGCACGGTGAGGTCAGCAAGTCCGATGAAACGATTACTTTAACCCTTTACGGTACAACCGTGCATGGTATGGAACCCCAAAATGGAGTGAATGCCGGACTGGAGTGCCTGCATTTCTTAAACACATTAAGTTTTGCGGGTAGGGACCAATCATTCATCACATTTGCCGATAACTGCCTATATAGAGATCCTTTTGGGGAAAAGCTGGGAATCCAATACAGTGAAGATGTGCTCGGACCTTTAACGGTCAATGCCGGCATTTTCAAATACAATCATGCAGATGGCGGTACCATTCAGTTGAACATTCGCGTTCCCTTAAATAATGATACCCAACATACCATTGAAATGATCACGAAAAAAGCGGAGACCTGCCATTTTACAATCGCCGATGCACAGCAGTTCCCTACACATTATATCCCTGCCGATCAACCTATGATTAAAACATTGCAGTCGGCTTATCAATCGATTACAGGGGATGAACCCACACTTGTAACATCGGGCGGGGCGACGTATGCGACGTTAATGAAAAATGCGGTGGCTTACGGTGCGCTTTTCCCTGGCAAGGTAGATAGCTCTCACCAAATTGATGAATTTATAGAAATCGATGATTTAATCAAAGCGACAGCCATCTACGCCAAAGCATTATATGATTTAAGCCACTTATAA